Below is a genomic region from Thalassophryne amazonica chromosome 3, fThaAma1.1, whole genome shotgun sequence.
acttagcagtaggaccaaaaataaattatactgaaattaccaggacagctcagaaagaaggagagccatggacagagtttagatgcagatttgagagtgtaaaggtccacagtggcatagtgccaggaacaccagtgtatgaacaacaattgaaaaacgctctgatccagcattccaacaaggatataaacgcttggatacagaaacattggattggactgcctacaggcacattggaagaaacacacccatatttcagcgcacaggtggtgttaacatggtgagagaagaaagcgatgaccccacattccactattactatacatttgacatttctgaagaagatgctgcaggatggggtaaagatgtcgttttgcaagcaacagccctactgaaacatcctgaacaaaagatgtcaccacctgacctgcatgtcacaatgtggcataaagatcctccaggtccggatggtgactatgaaaaattgaaagacatttcacctgtgaagctgacaatgacagatttgattcatgatggcaactccacagctgtcataacagtgacaggtgccactgaagatgttttaaaattgagattcacaggtatgccattacgtgtcactttgtaaaccatatttgacagaatggcaagatttgggactgatagtcatgacagctttgtcagccactgattggagcagagttggaccatgaacggagttcagcccatcaactaaattgtataaagtcccagttaatgtctcattagtgctgacagccggaacacatattgatgtgtccacttcacaatcctgagtgtttcagttgagtcctgaagaagatgatcttctttcttcagtaccatcaggattgtggacaacaggtccttcagacgtaggactgattaaaaatgcacaacctgtagttataagaccaaaaacagaatacagaccatgtgtaagacagtatccattgaaacctgatgcaatcgaaggaatcaggccagtaatagaggatttgttaacagcaggagtaatagtgccatgcccagattcaccatgtaacacacccatatttcctgtaaaaaaggctccgccctcagtggggtggagaatgattcaagatctgcaggcagtaaatgctgctgtgattaaaagagcaccatgtgttccagatccacacaccttgttaaattcgctgagaccaaattctaatagtttctcagtaattgacataagtaatgcatttttctctgtgccagtacacccagatagtcaattctggtttgcttttacctttaagggacaacgatatacatttaccagattaccgcagggttacgcagagtccaactatttattctcaagtcatgtcagcatgtttagccaatttcgttccaccggcagatagccaactattagtgtatgttgatgacattctgattgcctctgacacacgagaaaactgcataactgacacagtagcattattatgttttatttgataatggccacaaagtgagtaaaaacaaagttcagttgtgtagggataaagtaaaatatttaggacatgaattatcagccacagggcgtactatcctgtctgacaggaaggaagcgattttatatgctccgaaaccacaaactaaaagacagatgatgtcatttcttggactgactaattactgcagggcatggattccctgctatgcagaattgactagtccactttctgatttgatgtacaaagatgatatttcaatgtcaaccgtgttggaatggaacaaagaagctgaggaagcgtttgtaaaagtaaaacaaacgttagtgtcatctacagttttgacactaccagattatagtaaaccatttactcaaacagtggattgtaaaaataatttcatgacaagtgtcttagtacagtcacatggtacaaaattacgaccagtggcttattattcttccaaattggatacagtagcaagtgcattgcctcactgcgtgcgagctgtaattgcagcctctatggctgttcaaagtagcagtaatgttgttctattccatcagctgacattgaaagttccacatgcagtttctgcactcctgttgcagacaaacatgagctttttgtccccagcaagacatctttcgtgcatgtccttgctattatcacaaccacaccttacggtagagcgctgtacaacattgaatccatccacattgatacctttacctgaggatggtgagccgcacaattgtcttgatgtagcaacagtctgtatgaaagcacgcccagacctccaggacacacccatcccaaacagtacaattgtgtatgtggatggttcttccactaaaaatgcttatggacaaacacaatctggatatgctgttgtcacaaattcagaagtattggattctgcttcattgccatcgtcattttcagcacaagcagctgaattagttgctttaactgcagcttgctatctgtttaaaggtacggctgtaacaatttatacagacagccagtacgctttcagcacagtgcgtttgcaaaactgtgggaagagcgtggaatggtgacatcatctggaaagccggtgactcatgccactctcctaactgcactactgaaagctgtgaaattgcctaaacaaattgctatatgcaaatgtgcggctcacaccaaaggctctgatatagtttcacaaggaaatgattttgctgacagagctgcgaaggcggcagcagcagcagcttcttctatttttgttgtacaggaaaccactccagatttgcacttaggtcacatactgcttgctgagatgcaacagcaggcacctgagaaagaaaggcagatgtggttacacaaaggagctacattcgcaaatgatttgtacttatgaccacaaaagaaacccatattgccaaaaaatatgtttaaatgggcagctatcatgagccatggcgtgacgcatgtctcatcagggggtatgatatcgcaattgcaatctattttttgtctttatgggttcgatgcatatgcaaaacagcattgtagagcatgcatgacatgtgcaaaacacaactcacaaggcaatttgagaccccaaagaggcaaatttccaacaccacaatatccctttcaagtgattcatatggattatatacagctgagtaaacatgaaggaaaagaattttgtttagtcataattgatgcgttctcaaaatgggtagaattgttccccacaaaacatgcagatgcacttacagtggctaaagcattgtgcaaagacatcattccacgatttggaataccagaaacagtctattcagataatggagcgcattttgttaatacaatagtgcaatacgtaggagaagcgctacagattaatctcaaaaatcattgtgcttatcatccacaaagtgccggattagtggaaaggatgaatggaacagtaaaaaacagacttaggaagacaatggaggaaacaggcagaccatggacacattgtgtagatttggtaaaaatgtatataaacataactagtaccatggggttgacaccgtatgaaacattgtttggcagaaaataccgattgccatattatgggcaaatttgggatgtacctgaggaagccaatttggcagattatgttagaaagacaacgagggagagtttcaaacactgatgatcccatttctccacaggatgaccctaaagtggtacctggagactgggtgttgataagaagcatcaagagaaaacactggcattcacctaagtgggaagggccccatcaagtactactcacaacacccacagccttgaaaattggggaaagaagtacatggattcatttaactcactgtaagaaagtcatttctgcagacacagacaaacagtaagagcagtaggataagactagcttggtgttaagatccaggttagacacgaaagctagcagaagacattaagaaaccactgttctgaacataggtgtgctgtagtgtgtagaaatggcaaaagaaaaaaacgaaaagaacgagggttcctggaccccatggacagtccttattatgcagcaaacaacaattgttctaagtgggacaagatctatccattgaccaaattgactaagattaaacctttattttcaagcaaagttgggcatgcaaaccatacatgtgtaaacttgacagggacaagtaagactttgggtagcttaaaccacactgcctggtgtaagaatgtggtccatagtactcccacattcaaacctgtcagtaggagtgacgtatggtggtggtgtggtgataacagaatttttgacagactgccaagaaatgtgtcaggttattgtgcatttatatcattattgttaccagttaaagccatgcccatgacacctgaagacgttatgacatatgcagcctctcttattcctgaagactggcagaaaggcataatcagacatagagtaaaaagagattggaaaggagtgggagatccaacatatattgatgcgataggagtccccagaggagtgcctgacgagtataaactggctgatcagatagcagctggattcgaatcctccatctgttggtggtgttcaattaataagaacgtagacagaataaactacatccactacaatgtgcagaaattaggaaattggactgaggaaggatttaaggctgtccattcacagttagaagccacgtcccttatggccttccagaaccgtattgctctggatatgttgttggcagaaaaaggaggtgtttgtgccatgttcggagaacaatgctgcacattcattcccaacaacacagctgcagatggcagcctcactcaagccatcgacgggctgaggacgttgaacaggaagatgaaagagcacagtggagtaagcaccgaaggctgggattggtggctggaagggatgggaaaatggaggtctttgatttcttcactattagtgtctatagcagtatttgctgcgattctaacattgtgtggatgttgttgtattccatgtcttcgaggccttgtaaatagaatgataaccacagcaataggtccaggaccaggagggggaccagcttcatatccactcctggggcaaaacgacgacgaagaggaagagggctctcatgacctgtacccagaccaatggaagtatgatgacccagacaccgatgatgatgacaatgatgacataacctctggggtgtaagcctgtagaacataccatgatgaacctcttattgaaaatctcaaaagaagtgctaagctaggtgatgcctactatatgtttaacaagtgataacaggagggaaatgttaaagattttatatatatatatatttttatcactgttaaacatttgtacctttgtcttctttcttatgaaaacgttattgtgctgttttgcaccagtcttaagataaccctgagaatgcacatattattcaacttcgttttagcatgctggggtcagtctgaactgggagtaaagaactggaggttattttgaccgttgtgaatttatggccttgtgatatgtgatgcttagtgtgaagaacaggacactctaggcagatgcagaacagatgataagtgcaacaaacgaacgggatgtgctgaccttcgacgataagattaaaggaaagaaactgtttttccttacagctgcacttattgacgtatgtgtttatgtcacgggaagaaacttgtcttgcgttgtcccccccacccttaggacaagttttatgacgtggttagggcttctccaataaaagagcaggagcgcaggccagactttagtgtagccttggtgtacagcctgactgcactcctcgtgagataaatttgactttctgtctcactggtggttcttgactctgtttgtcttgttaaaggttttaagaatgtttggaggagaaaatacccaacaaccaTGAGGAAGATGAGGATGGAATGTGAGCGCTGATCTCACTGAGATGGTTCAGATCAGTGAGTGTGAgctgtgacatcatcagcaaaaaaaaaaaaaagttcccaaATGTTGCTGAGTGGTGTTTATCCGGAAAGAGTGACACCAATAAAGTTATTATTCTGATTTTTACCTTCTAACCAGATGATGGAGACATCCTCATGTTGAAAAAGAATTTGAAGTTAGAAACTCCGGTCTGTTTTTTATGATGTTGTCAAAGGTGATTTTTATTCACCATCACTGTTCATGTTGTAATTTAATCTAACAAACGGTTTCAAATTCTTCTTTACAAACTGTGCgtcttgttttcattgttctttCAGTTAGAACTCAGTTATTTTTGTCTCcccataatctttttttttttgtgaaatgaaaATGATCCAAACCGCGACTTGAAATCTCGATCAGAACCGTAACTAAGTCTTGATCTGATCTGTGAGTTCTGTGATCTGTTACACCCAGTGTTCAAATGTCAAAGTGTCTCTGTACTTACAAAACTTTTGTAGATTCTTTGATCACTGGCAGCAGGAGCAGAAGAGCCTCATGTGAAGGTTCATATTTTTTCAGGTCAAACACGTCCAGATGTTGATCTGAGGACAGTAAGATGAAGGCCAGAGCTGATAAATAAGAACCAGACACACCATATTTAGAGAGACTTCCAGAGTTCAGGAGCTGTTGGATGTAATTCAATAGAAAATGatccttcagttcattcagacaGTGGATCAGATTGATGTTTCTCTCTGCAGACAGTTTCTCATCAAGTTTCTCTTTGATGTACTCGACTGTTTCCTGACTGGTCTCTgagattctgtctgtctgtctcatcaGGCCTCGTAGGAGCATCTGACTGGTCTGCAGGGAAAGACCCAGAAGGAAGCGCAGGAACAAGTCCAGGTGTCCATTTGGACTCTGTAAGGCCTCGTCCACAGCACTCTGATGGAGACATGTTAGTTCAAGTTTATCTTCAGACGTCTCAGACCTTCTGGATGATGTTTGATCGTTGTACAGCAGATTGACTCCAGACTGGATGAAGGTTAGATGGACAAAAAGAGCAGCCAGAAACTCCTGAACACTCAGATGGACGAAGCAGAAGACCTTGTCCTGGTATAGTCCTCTCTCTTCTTTAAAGATCTGTGTGAAGACTCCTGAGTACACTGAGGCTGCTCTGATATCGATGCCACACTCTATCAGGTCCTCTTCATAAAAGATCAGGTTCCCTTTCTGCAGCTGCTCAAAAGCCAGTTTTCCCAGAGACCCAATCATCTCCCTGTTCTCTGGATTCCACAGTGGATCTGTCTCAGCTCCTTCATCATACTTGACCTTCTTCACTCTGGACTGAACCACCAGGAAGTAGATGTACATCTCAGTCAGGGTCTCTGGCAGCTCTggtttgtctctggtgtccaacACGTCCTCCAGAACTGTAGCAGTGATCCAACAGAAGACTGGGATGTGACACATGATGTGGAGGCTCCGTGATGTCTTCAAGTGGGAGATGATTCTTCTGAACTGCTCCTCATCTCTGAATCTCTTCCTGAAGTACTCCTCCTTCTGAGGGTCAGTGAAGCctctgacctctgtcaccatgtccacacactcaggagggatctgattggctgctgcagGTCGTGTGGTGATCCAGAGGCGAGCAGAGGGAAACAGGTTCCTCCTGATGAGGTTCGTCAGCAGAACATCCACTGAGCTTGACTCTGTGACATCAGTCAGGATGTCATTGCTGTGGAAGTCCAGAGGGAGGCGACACTCATCCAGACCGTCCAAGATGATCAAGACCTGGAAGTGCTGGAAGCTGCAGATTCCTGCTTCTTTGGTTTCAGGAAAGAAGTAATGAACAAATTCCACCAAGCTGAACTTCTTCTCTTTCAGCACATTCAGCTCTCTGAAAGTGAATGGAAATATGAAGTGGAAGTCCTGATTGGTTCGTCCTTCAGCCCAGTCCAGAGTCCACTTCTGTGTTAAGACCGTTTTCCCGATGCCGGCCACACCCTTTGTCAGCACTGTTCTGATTGGTGGCTGTGTGTCAGCTGAGGCTTTAAAGATGTCTTCACATGTGATGGTTCTTTGTGGTGTGTCTGTTTTCCTGGATGCTGCTTCAATCTGTCTGACCTCATGTTCCTGGTTGACCTCTGAAGCCCCGCCCTCTGTGATGTAGAGCTCTGTGTAGATCTCTTTCAGAAGAGTCATCTTTCCTGCTTTAGAGATCCCCTCAAACACACGCTCAAACTTCTGCTTCACCTTAGATTTGACTTTACGACGACAAACTTCAGCACGAGTTCCTGAAAGAACAAACAGCACAGATCAGTTACTGAATGATGACATCACTTCGTGTTTCCCTGACAGAATTCACACATGAATATATTTCAAACGGACAAACATCACATCATTTAGCGTCTGTGTTAAATGTGGACAGAAGTCCTCTTACTGCTCTGCAGACAGTCAGCCAACTCCTCGTAATTCATGCTCCTCATGAAGGCCACTGTGAGGTCCAGGAAAACCAGTCGGATGCTCCTCTGCTCCTCATCCTCACTCTGACTCTCCAAGTATTCTGCATCATTTGTCAGGAGAACCTTCTGGATCATCTTCAGCTCATTTTTCATAAATATCCACATGTTCTCCTCGATGTTCTGCAGCAGAACATCAACATGGATGAAGAAACTCATCACTTTGTTACAAGTGTGGATTTTGTCTCTACATTATATTTTCACTGTGTGAGATTATCTGGATTTTGTTCAGAAAATCCAGTTcaattaaaaacagaatgaaaAGTTAAATCCTTTAAATCATTTTTCtgaatttatattaaaaaaaaactcactttaaacagtaataacagtaataacaGTCAGTGTTGATCAATCCATGAATGATGCACTGATGAACATCAATGAGAGAATAAACATCATCAAAGTGTTTGTTGCTGCAGAATGGAGACATTATGAACAAACTGTTCAATGAGGACATCAGATGGATGTCAACAGACCGTAAACATGTGGTTCAGGCGTCTTTGATGCTGCTGAGCAGATGGAACCCTGAGAACCTCTGAGCTCTGCTGCTTCACTCTGTGGACCAATCAGAAACAGTTTACTCACATGATGTCTGAACAGAAACAGCTTCAAGTTCACATCAACCTGCATCCTTGGTCTGAACACTCAAACTGGATTTCATGGTCTTCTTGTTGGTCCCCTGAGAGTCCCACAGTGGGCTTGATTGTCTCTCCACACAGGAACTCACGCTGACCCTGTTGGTTGTGTTTCccttccacagttttggcaggaCGGCCCGCCGTGCCAGAAACAGTGACGGCTCCTCCATCAGCATCACTAAATGAagagctttgatcctgactgaAGATGTTAAATGTTAACTTCCTGTCTGTGTTTCTGGTGTCTGCAGTGAGGATCAAACTGAATGATCAGGAACTCAGGATCTGTTCATGCAGCTGCTGTTATTTGACAGATGTCCACGTCCTGTTCTGTCTCCTTACAGCTCGCTGGTACCAATGAATCTCCTCCCTCTATGGGATTCTAAGTCGCTCTCACTGAGTCCGTTCTCCAGCATGTCGGGAAATCTCTGCACACCATAAACGGAAACAATTTCCTCAAAGTCGTCTCTTTCTGTCCAGATCAGATGGTCCTGAAAGCAGCAAACCAGCTGTGGACCTTGACAACCACTGGGTCCAAGAATCCAATGAGGTTCAGGACCCTGAAGTCTAAACTGTGACTTTTCCACACCGAGGCTGGAAAGTTCCCTCACAGTTTCCAGATGTAAATTCTGTCCTTTCTGTAGAAATTGATATATTCTGTCCAACTACAAGCTTTTCTCAAAACGTCAGTCAAATCATTTGTCTTCTGCCCGTTTAAACAACTTAAACACGTGAGGGTCACAAGATTGAACAAGTTCTGTCCCAAATTCAGCATCTGATGTCAAACAAAAACTGAGAATCTGCTCCTGTCGTTACAAGAAGACGACTGAGGGAGAGACACGACCAAACGTCCTCAGTCTGGTTCAAACCTGGTTGTCGTTTTCTGAACATCTACTTTTATGGATCAGACCACAAAATAACAGATTACAGTCATGAATCAGTGTGGGTCCATTGGACATCACCAGGTCGAGTCCTTTAAATGCTGTGGACATGAAGACGGTCTATCTTGGTCACCTCTTGAATATGCAGGTCCAAAGACAATGTTGGACCTAAAATCCCACCAAAAAATTTTTCACTCTTTCATGACGATGAATTCCACAATCACCCAGAGGTGATGAGAACTGGTCATTAGAGGCGACTTTGTCTGACAGGGTCGGGAACAACCGTCTAAGTCCTCAAGGTTCAGGGGACAACTGGGGTAAGTCCTATTTCAGTGCCTGATCTGGATTCGAGTCCATCATGTTTACGGATCAAGATTGAAGCGGACAATGGGAAGGAATGCATCGTTTACGGAGGTacaaacagagacacagagaaacaGGCCAGAAGGCACACAGACTTCCAGAGGACTGTGGGAGAAGAAAACGGTGGTTCAGAGGACCAACAGGAGACACTCGAGTCACGGGAAAACACTGGGAAGCAACAAGTAAAATAACGTCAGCGTCCAAAATCAAAGCAGGATGTTTAGAAACGCTGCGTTGAAAATCCTTTGCTCTGTTCAAACAGCACTTGTGAATTTTGGGGGTGAATCATTTTGACCTCATCTGTAAATGCTCCTGAATGAAGTGAAGACTGTCGGGTCCAAGGAGGACAAATATTTGTTGGAAGTGTTCAATGAAGTCATGTCAGATGTCTGAGGACTGTCTTGTGCACAGGCAGTCGTCATACTACATGTGGCCAGCAGCCGAGTCCAACTGAACCGTTCCCTGAAGGTTCTCTGTAAGTGGACCAGGTTCAGCACAGAGCCCTCAACACGAGTCAAACCAGCTGGAGTTTGGGGTCAAAGGTGCTTGGCCACGATGAGGATCACACAGTGTGACTATGTCCTCAAATGTGTCTAACGTCTTGTGGAGACTTGTGATGATTTGATGATAAACAAAGTGTTTCAACTCCTCTGTAAGTACACCAACAATCCCCAGAGTACAGGACccggattaaaaaataaaaagtctctGTGTGTCCCCTCAGGTCAGGCAGTGCACTACGACTCCTCTGGAAGAAGATCACACTGTCCTCAGATGTCAAACACCTCCTCTTGTGGACTCTGGTCGCTCCAGGTCAACCCCCAAAAACTTCCAGGGTCTGGTAAGAGGAGAAGTCCCACACTGCCAGGACACCAGCTGTGTCCATGTCTGCAAGTCCTCCAGTCCAACAGTCTCATCTTCAAGCCAATTTAGTTtactattaattaattaattaattaattaattaattaattaattaaaactcCTGTTTATGATCAAATTCAGAGGATGAATAatcatgacatcataaagacaGAAACATGTTGGTGTCAGACAGAGCTCACGTCTGTCCAGCAGAGGGATGCTGTCCTTTAAAAAGAGGGAGTCTCTCCATGGACCAGTCACTGTTCAGGGACACACAGCTGGGTCCAGGTCCAGACGggtctggactctgatgaacgcTGAAAGACAAACAGCACCAACTATTTCTTAAAGAAAACATGATCATAAATAATGTTTGAAGGACAAATAACTGTAAATATCTTTACAGCAGGTCAGTTTAATGTCCATCATATAAATACCTCCGTTTAAAATCAGTCCAAATGTCCTTTGAACTGTCACTCTTCATGGACACATAGCTGGGTTCAGGCCCACGTGCTCGACCCCACTGTGACCTGGAACACACACAGAGCACCGAGCGTGAATAATGATGGTGGGGCGATGTGAGCGCAGAGCTCTGACATGGTCCACAGTCACAGATCCTGGTCTCACCTCTGAGCTCTGGTCTGGATCGAGGGCCCCTCCTCTGTGTCCTCACCTtcacacagacacaacaacatgctgtCACACAGGAGTTCCCAGCATTCTTCTGGGTCACATGACAAACTACACCCACAGTTTGATGTGTCGCCATTTTTACCAGAGACTAAAATATGGCTATCAGGTACTGTGAAGACTTTGCGCTTCTGTCAAACcatttgtgcacacaacgctgctcagcgTAACAGTGACACCGGGTGGTTAATGTGACAACTGTCACAAACACGTCacatgacagtcgtctgctaAACTGTGGCCAAAAGTGGAGGAAGCTCCTCCTTTTGGAGGATTACGAGCAACGCAGGGGacctcttgagtgttccatcaagtggtggtacatgatagccgccggttttgaggtaagacactgaagttttgttgacaaaaataaactgaggttgaatctcaattctaccccttggccctttcccttaccccttcccctccgttttgcatgGGCACGAGAGAcaaaggggtgtctcaattctctttttggagcgaggtggaGGGGTAGACAGAGAGCTtcaaacccctccaaacggagtgtgcatgcagattcactccgtttggaggggtaagaGGAGCTgactgctgtctccaaagaaacaaacatggcaccgaaagagctgcacaaaataagcggctttcattacaaattacgctgtttagaaagttataacttgccaatatactttacaggcagttgtctatgacagcaacgtgtatgctgctggatgcatgttgtgtatactgtcgttctgaagaatatcgtaacttcgctcgtgcgctgagttGTTATAATGCATATAATACACATgcacgctacgataagacacttttatatctcacaatggagaaaatcatgataaaggataagcatgttaatttgtatgttcataaatctttggataatatcgacCCCTGCTGTTGGGTTTCAAGGTCTGTATaagcgtgtgtattttgtaaacaaacagggagccctgaacacactcgtctcctaataagctttcaggcagaaaatgagacatttcatcaatgggagtaagttgggaaatatatacacacacatgtatatgtgtaacacataacctgacgtcctaatagactgctattatttgtcaaggaaatttctaaaggaaatagggctggatgcaaaaaatggaagAATTTGAAAAAGGAAATATAAGGTTAAGAGAACtacagatgcagcccataacatacatacgtacaggtgctgatcatataattagagtatcatgaaaaagtttatttatttcagtaattccattcaaaaagtgaaacttgtataatgtatacattcattccacacaaactgatatatttcaagtgtttattttaattactaattaattaattactaatcaatcaattaatgatcaaTCAATTAACATGAttaatattactattattaatgattatttgtattattaacataaattaattactaattaattaattattaat
It encodes:
- the LOC117507602 gene encoding protein NLRC3-like isoform X1; translated protein: MKRRRECPSESEGHEDTKKVMKGCGEDTEEGPSIQTRAQRSQWGRARGPEPSYVSMKSDSSKDIWTDFKRSVHQSPDPSGPGPSCVSLNSDWSMERLPLFKGQHPSAGQTVKQQSSEVLRVPSAQQHQRRLNHMFTNIEENMWIFMKNELKMIQKVLLTNDAEYLESQSEDEEQRSIRLVFLDLTVAFMRSMNYEELADCLQSRTRAEVCRRKVKSKVKQKFERVFEGISKAGKMTLLKEIYTELYITEGGASEVNQEHEVRQIEAASRKTDTPQRTITCEDIFKASADTQPPIRTVLTKGVAGIGKTVLTQKWTLDWAEGRTNQDFHFIFPFTFRELNVLKEKKFSLVEFVHYFFPETKEAGICSFQHFQVLIILDGLDECRLPLDFHSNDILTDVTESSSVDVLLTNLIRRNLFPSARLWITTRPAAANQIPPECVDMVTEVRGFTDPQKEEYFRKRFRDEEQFRRIISHLKTSRSLHIMCHIPVFCWITATVLEDVLDTRDKPELPETLTEMYIYFLVVQSRVKKVKYDEGAETDPLWNPENREMIGSLGKLAFEQLQKGNLIFYEEDLIECGIDIRAASVYSGVFTQIFKEERGLYQDKVFCFVHLSVQEFLAALFVHLTFIQSGVNLLYNDQTSSRRSETSEDKLELTCLHQSAVDEALQSPNGHLDLFLRFLLGLSLQTSQMLLRGLMRQTDRISETSQETVEYIKEKLDEKLSAERNINLIHCLNELKDHFLLNYIQQLLNSGSLSKYGVSGSYLSALAFILLSSDQHLDVFDLKKYEPSHEALLLLLPVIKESTKVLLSGCNLSERSCEVLSSVLSSQSSSLTELDLSQNWLQDSGVKLLSAGLESPHSHLETLRLSLCDLSERSCEVLSSVLSSQSSSLTELDLSNNDLQDSGVKLLSAGLESPHCHLETLRLSGCLITHEGCASLASALTSNPSHLRELDLSYNHPGDSVKLLDPLRTLNSLRVDPGGVRWLRPGLRKYFSELSLDPNSANRKLKLSKNNTKVEHVDEDQSYPDHPDRFDLCPQVLSSTGLTGRCYWEVEWRGRVFISVTYRRIRRKGNRVDCEFGRNDQSWSLICSDGSCYSVCHNNRETDLPRSLSSSHRVSVFVDCPAGTLSFYEVCSDSLIHLHTFFCTFTEPLCAGFSFGLGDMLSLMFRLSPDFGSSVCLCGL
- the LOC117507602 gene encoding NLR family CARD domain-containing protein 3-like isoform X2 produces the protein MKRRRECPSESEGHEDTKKVMKGCGEDTEEGPSIQTRAQRSQWGRARGPEPSYVSMKSDSSKDIWTDFKRSVHQSPDPSGPGPSCVSLNSDWSMERLPLFKGQHPSAGQTVKQQSSEVLRVPSAQQHQRRLNHMFTNIEENMWIFMKNELKMIQKVLLTNDAEYLESQSEDEEQRSIRLVFLDLTVAFMRSMNYEELADCLQSRTRAEVCRRKVKSKVKQKFERVFEGISKAGKMTLLKEIYTELYITEGGASEVNQEHEVRQIEAASRKTDTPQRTITCEDIFKASADTQPPIRTVLTKGVAGIGKTVLTQKWTLDWAEGRTNQDFHFIFPFTFRELNVLKEKKFSLVEFVHYFFPETKEAGICSFQHFQVLIILDGLDECRLPLDFHSNDILTDVTESSSVDVLLTNLIRRNLFPSARLWITTRPAAANQIPPECVDMVTEVRGFTDPQKEEYFRKRFRDEEQFRRIISHLKTSRSLHIMCHIPVFCWITATVLEDVLDTRDKPELPETLTEMYIYFLVVQSRVKKVKYDEGAETDPLWNPENREMIGSLGKLAFEQLQKGNLIFYEEDLIECGIDIRAASVYSGVFTQIFKEERGLYQDKVFCFVHLSVQEFLAALFVHLTFIQSGVNLLYNDQTSSRRSETSEDKLELTCLHQSAVDEALQSPNGHLDLFLRFLLGLSLQTSQMLLRGLMRQTDRISETSQETVEYIKEKLDEKLSAERNINLIHCLNELKDHFLLNYIQQLLNSGSLSKYGVSGSYLSALAFILLSSDQHLDVFDLKKYEPSHEALLLLLPVIKESTKVLLSGCNLSERSCEVLSSVLSSQSSSLTELDLSQNWLQDSGVKLLSAGLESPHSHLETLRLSGCLITHEGCASLASALTSNPSHLRELDLSYNHPGDSVKLLDPLRTLNSLRVDPGGVRWLRPGLRKYFSELSLDPNSANRKLKLSKNNTKVEHVDEDQSYPDHPDRFDLCPQVLSSTGLTGRCYWEVEWRGRVFISVTYRRIRRKGNRVDCEFGRNDQSWSLICSDGSCYSVCHNNRETDLPRSLSSSHRVSVFVDCPAGTLSFYEVCSDSLIHLHTFFCTFTEPLCAGFSFGLGDMLSLMFRLSPDFGSSVCLCGL